The genomic region TCATGGGAAACTGTGATTTCTCTTAAAAAAATAGGTCTTGAAGCAATACAACAAAATGCAAAAGGGATGGTAAACACTATACTAGATGCTATTTTTGACATTGGAAAGGAAGCAATTGAAAATCAGTTATTTATCACACCACCCACATCAAAAACAGCACTCGAGAGTTTAGCAGAAAAAGCAAATAAACAAGAGCTTTATGACATCGAGAAATATGCCTTGAACAAAGCGAATAATCTAGAAAATGAATTACTAGATATAAATAAAGGGTATTGTTAATTAAACGGAATTGAACCCTTGTTACTTATTATCATAAAAAGAAGAACAGAGTGCTTCAGTATTTCAAAACCATTTTTATAGCACTTGATATTTTCACTATCAACAAACACCTGCCCTGCCAAACCCATTTGTCTTCATAAAAAACTCAAGCTTTTTTTTTAGTCAGTTCTAATTTATTCCACGCTTTTTCAGATTTCTAATCAACACTACATCAAAATCAGCACCATTAAACTATTTAGTTTAGTAAACCAAATAATAATGCATTTATTTGGTCTACCAGACCAAATAGATATAAACAAAGAACCCCCAGTATAAAACATGGACAAAGAGAAACTAAAAATCCTGCTGAAAGAGCAGAACGACCACATCAAAGAAGTTGAAGGTCTGGTTAAAAGGGAACTACTGGATGAAATAAAGGGCAGGGATTCAGATCTTATCACAATAGTTGCAGGGCTTCGCAGAGTTGGGAAATCAACTCTCATGAACGAGATAAGGAAAGATCATCTTAATGAAAGCTATTTTGTGAACTTTGATGACGAGAGGCTCTTTGATTTTACAATAGAGGACTTTCAGACCATGCAGGAACTGCTCATCGAGCTGTATGGTGAAAGGAACGTCTACTTTTTTGATGAGATACAGAACATACAAGGATGGGAGAGGTTTGTCAGAAGGCTTCATGACAATGGAAAAAAGGTGTATGTCACCGGTTCAAATGCAAGCATGTTGAGCCGGGAGATGGGGACACACCTAACAGGCAGACATCTCAGTTATTCATTGTATCCGTATTCTTTCAGGGAATTCCTCCGTTTTAAAAAATACGAGCTGCCAATCCCTGAAGTGCTTACTACTGTGGAGAAAAGCACACTTAAACGACACTTCAATGAGTATATCGAAGCCGGAGGAATACCGGAATTCGTGAAGAACCGGGATGAGCTCTATGTCAAAACAGTTTATGAGAACATAATCTACAGGGAC from Methanolobus tindarius DSM 2278 harbors:
- a CDS encoding ATP-binding protein encodes the protein MDKEKLKILLKEQNDHIKEVEGLVKRELLDEIKGRDSDLITIVAGLRRVGKSTLMNEIRKDHLNESYFVNFDDERLFDFTIEDFQTMQELLIELYGERNVYFFDEIQNIQGWERFVRRLHDNGKKVYVTGSNASMLSREMGTHLTGRHLSYSLYPYSFREFLRFKKYELPIPEVLTTVEKSTLKRHFNEYIEAGGIPEFVKNRDELYVKTVYENIIYRDIIARYNLKDEKALKTTVYFAASNIAKEISYNNVRKLTGLSSATTIKEYFEYLENSYLAYLLPRFSTSLKTQVYSNKKVYFIDTAIAKILGFRTSEDYGRILENMVFMELKRRNLEIYYHRENKECDFVIRNGYNIAEAIQVTQSLENPDTRKREIEGLFEALETYNLSEGLILTDDTEDKIEIDEKKITVKPIWKWMLE